A single Methanocaldococcus bathoardescens DNA region contains:
- the rpsG gene encoding 30S ribosomal protein S7, producing the protein MELDEIKIFGKWSTKDVVVKDPGLRNYINLTPIYVPHTAGRYTKRQFEKAKMNIVERLVNKVMRREENTGKKLKALKIVENAFEIIEKRTKQNPIQVLVDAIENAGPREDTTRISYGGIVYLQSVDCSSLRRIDVALRNIAIGAYMAAHKSKKPIEEALAEEIIAAARGDIQKSYAVRKKEETERVAQSAR; encoded by the coding sequence TTGGAGCTCGATGAAATTAAGATATTTGGAAAATGGAGTACAAAGGATGTTGTTGTCAAAGACCCTGGTTTAAGAAACTACATAAACTTAACACCAATCTATGTTCCACATACAGCAGGAAGATACACAAAGAGACAGTTTGAAAAAGCAAAAATGAACATTGTTGAAAGATTAGTAAATAAAGTTATGAGAAGAGAAGAAAACACAGGTAAAAAATTAAAAGCATTAAAAATAGTTGAAAATGCTTTTGAAATTATTGAAAAAAGAACTAAGCAAAACCCAATTCAAGTTTTAGTAGATGCAATTGAAAACGCTGGTCCAAGAGAAGATACAACAAGAATTTCCTATGGAGGAATTGTCTATTTACAATCAGTTGATTGTTCATCTTTAAGAAGAATAGATGTTGCTTTAAGAAATATTGCTATTGGAGCTTACATGGCTGCTCATAAAAGTAAGAAGCCAATTGAAGAAGCATTGGCAGAAGAAATAATTGCAGCTGCAAGAGGAGACATTCAGAAAAGCTATGCAGTTAGAAAGAAAGAAGAAACAGAGAGAGTTGCTCAGTCAGCAAGATAA
- a CDS encoding 30S ribosomal protein S12 yields the protein MSGSKSPRGEFAGRKLRLKRKWCRWHDYNYVRRVLKLKEKYDPLEGAPMARGIVIEKVGLEAKQPNSAIRKCVRVQLIKNGRVVTAFCPGNHAINFIDEHDEVIIEGIGGPKGPRAKGDIPGVKYKVIMVGRNSLRELVRGRQEKIKR from the coding sequence ATGAGTGGAAGTAAATCACCAAGAGGAGAATTTGCTGGTAGAAAATTAAGATTAAAAAGAAAATGGTGTAGATGGCACGATTACAACTACGTTAGAAGAGTTTTAAAATTAAAAGAGAAGTATGACCCATTAGAAGGAGCACCAATGGCAAGAGGAATAGTTATTGAAAAAGTTGGTTTAGAGGCAAAGCAGCCAAACTCAGCTATTAGAAAGTGTGTCAGAGTTCAGTTAATTAAAAACGGTAGAGTTGTCACTGCTTTCTGTCCAGGAAACCATGCTATCAACTTCATTGATGAGCACGACGAAGTTATTATTGAAGGTATTGGAGGGCCTAAAGGGCCAAGAGCTAAGGGGGACATTCCAGGAGTTAAGTATAAAGTTATAATGGTTGGTAGAAACTCATTGAGAGAATTAGTTAGAGGAAGACAAGAGAAAATCAAAAGATAA
- a CDS encoding NusA-like transcription termination signal-binding factor, with amino-acid sequence MAKVRLTTEEIMKIGFFEKIANVPIIDCVLNDERVAFIVKEGDVGAAIGKGGENVKTAEEKFGKKVDIIEYSDDWRKFIRNIFAPIQLEDVWVKRVGKDVVAFIKINPKVRRAVFGEKGKNLERALKILKRHTKITKIKVIVENQKFKRKGARKPVAKEQQQEQTETNQETEAQQDVKETANE; translated from the coding sequence ATGGCTAAGGTAAGATTAACAACAGAAGAAATTATGAAAATTGGATTTTTTGAAAAAATTGCTAATGTTCCCATAATCGACTGTGTATTAAATGATGAAAGAGTTGCTTTTATTGTAAAGGAGGGTGATGTTGGAGCGGCAATTGGGAAAGGAGGAGAGAACGTTAAAACAGCAGAAGAGAAATTTGGAAAGAAAGTTGACATCATTGAATACTCAGACGATTGGAGAAAGTTTATAAGAAATATATTTGCACCAATACAGTTAGAGGATGTATGGGTTAAGAGAGTTGGAAAGGATGTTGTTGCTTTTATCAAAATAAATCCAAAAGTCAGAAGAGCGGTTTTTGGAGAAAAGGGTAAAAACTTAGAAAGAGCTTTAAAGATTTTAAAAAGACACACAAAAATTACAAAAATAAAAGTTATTGTTGAAAATCAGAAATTTAAAAGAAAAGGAGCAAGAAAACCTGTAGCTAAAGAGCAGCAGCAAGAACAAACTGAAACCAATCAAGAAACAGAAGCTCAACAAGATGTAAAAGAAACTGCTAACGAGTAA
- a CDS encoding 50S ribosomal protein L30e yields MRRRENMDVNKAIRTAVDTGKVILGSKRTIKFIKHGEGKLVVIAGNIPKDLEEDVKYYAKLSNIPVYQHKITSLELGAVCGKPFPVAALLVLDEGLSNIMELVEKKEGGE; encoded by the coding sequence ATGAGAAGGAGGGAGAATATGGATGTAAATAAAGCAATTAGAACCGCAGTAGATACAGGTAAAGTAATTTTAGGTTCAAAAAGAACAATAAAATTCATTAAACACGGAGAAGGTAAGTTAGTAGTGATAGCAGGAAACATTCCAAAAGATTTGGAAGAGGATGTCAAATACTACGCCAAGTTATCAAACATCCCAGTTTATCAACACAAAATAACATCATTAGAACTGGGAGCGGTTTGTGGGAAACCTTTCCCAGTTGCTGCTCTTTTGGTTTTAGATGAAGGGCTTTCAAACATTATGGAGTTGGTAGAGAAGAAAGAAGGTGGTGAATAA